The following proteins are co-located in the Bordetella bronchialis genome:
- a CDS encoding zinc ribbon domain-containing protein: MPLYDYSCAQCGDFAAMRPMARWRDPAPCPECGAAAHRIVAGAPALGALSSAVRRAHAMNERNASEPRSTRGGHGMNCGCCGGTARSGGKTRRTADGGKTFADSRPWMIGH, encoded by the coding sequence ATGCCCCTGTACGACTATTCCTGCGCACAGTGCGGCGACTTCGCCGCCATGCGGCCCATGGCGCGCTGGCGCGATCCCGCGCCTTGTCCGGAATGCGGCGCCGCCGCGCACCGCATCGTGGCGGGGGCGCCCGCGCTGGGTGCCCTGTCATCGGCGGTGCGCCGTGCCCACGCCATGAACGAGCGCAATGCCAGCGAGCCGCGCAGCACACGCGGCGGCCATGGCATGAACTGCGGCTGCTGCGGCGGCACCGCGCGTTCCGGTGGCAAGACGCGGCGCACGGCGGACGGCGGCAAGACATTTGCCGACAGCCGTCCCTGGATGATCGGCCACTGA